One Streptomyces sp. L2 genomic window carries:
- a CDS encoding DUF5753 domain-containing protein: protein MPPVGTPSLRQRRLGAELRKLRERAGLTATAAAARLGVNQGRVSMIETGRSPVSAERVRSLALAYDCADADLVDALAAMAGSQTHGWWDTYRDYLPVGLIDLAELEYNASALRVALVVHIPALLQTTDHARALFRESVPALRPYEIEHRISHRIKRQEVLHRDDPPPYSAVIHECALHMGYGGPATVRAQLHHLLDMSELSHVTMRVIPFGKGSFPGTGQSIDYLVGPVPQLDTVQLDAHHGCEFLDAEAQLEKYRLVLDRMEENALKPAESRDLINRIAQSV from the coding sequence TTGCCACCCGTCGGCACGCCTAGCCTGCGTCAACGGCGCCTGGGGGCTGAACTGCGGAAGCTGCGCGAGCGCGCGGGTCTTACGGCGACCGCGGCAGCCGCACGGCTCGGCGTCAACCAAGGGCGTGTGAGCATGATCGAGACGGGACGAAGCCCCGTCAGCGCCGAACGCGTCCGCTCGCTCGCACTTGCCTACGATTGCGCTGACGCCGACCTCGTGGACGCTCTTGCCGCGATGGCCGGGAGCCAGACACACGGCTGGTGGGACACCTACCGTGACTATCTCCCCGTGGGGCTCATCGACCTCGCCGAGTTGGAGTACAACGCCTCAGCGCTGCGGGTCGCCCTTGTCGTTCACATCCCCGCCCTGCTCCAGACCACCGATCACGCCCGAGCTCTGTTCAGGGAGTCGGTACCCGCACTGCGGCCGTACGAGATCGAGCACCGGATCAGCCACCGGATCAAGCGGCAGGAAGTCCTCCATCGCGATGATCCGCCCCCTTACTCGGCGGTCATCCACGAGTGTGCCCTGCATATGGGTTACGGCGGTCCAGCCACGGTTAGGGCGCAACTCCACCACCTCCTGGACATGAGCGAGTTGAGCCATGTGACGATGAGGGTCATCCCCTTCGGAAAGGGTTCGTTCCCCGGCACCGGGCAGTCCATCGACTACCTCGTAGGACCAGTTCCGCAGCTCGACACCGTCCAGTTGGACGCTCACCACGGCTGCGAGTTCCTGGACGCCGAGGCGCAGTTGGAGAAGTACCGACTCGTCCTGGATCGCATGGAGGAGAACGCACTCAAACCCGCAGAGTCCCGAGACCTGATCAACCGCATCGCGCAGAGCGTCTGA
- a CDS encoding uroporphyrinogen-III synthase, which produces MDDEQQHAGQRRPKSGGQPHGPLAGFTVGVTAARRAEELGALLQRRGASVVYAPALRIVPLADDAELLAATKEIIDHAPDVVVATTAIGFRGWVEAAEGWGLGEALLGRMRGVELLARGPKVKGAVRAAGLTEEWSPESESLAEVLDRLLAEGVDGRRIAVQLHGELMPGFLETLRDGGAEVVPVPVYRWMPPEDIGPLDRLLDAAVSRGLDAITFTSAPAAASLLSRAEERGLLDDLLAALGPDVLPACVGSVTALPLRERGVETVQPERFRLGPLVQLLCTELPGRSPALSLSGHRVEIRGHAVLVDGDLKPVPPAGMALLRALARRPGWVVGRPELLRALPGAGRDEHAVETAMARLRTALGAPKLIQTVVKRGYRLALDPVAEADGRPASD; this is translated from the coding sequence ATGGACGACGAACAGCAACACGCAGGACAGCGACGGCCCAAGTCCGGGGGGCAGCCGCACGGGCCCCTCGCGGGATTCACCGTCGGGGTGACCGCCGCGCGCCGGGCCGAGGAGCTGGGGGCGCTGCTCCAGCGGCGCGGTGCCTCGGTCGTGTACGCGCCCGCCCTGCGCATCGTGCCGCTCGCCGACGACGCCGAACTCCTCGCCGCCACCAAGGAGATCATCGATCACGCCCCGGACGTCGTGGTCGCCACGACCGCCATCGGGTTCCGGGGGTGGGTGGAGGCCGCGGAGGGATGGGGCCTGGGCGAGGCACTCCTCGGGCGGATGCGGGGGGTCGAGCTGCTGGCCCGTGGGCCGAAGGTGAAAGGTGCCGTACGGGCCGCGGGGCTGACGGAAGAGTGGTCGCCGGAGAGCGAGTCGCTCGCGGAGGTGCTGGACCGGCTGCTGGCGGAGGGTGTCGACGGCCGCCGGATCGCCGTACAGCTGCACGGGGAGCTGATGCCGGGCTTCCTGGAGACTCTGCGGGACGGGGGCGCGGAGGTCGTGCCGGTGCCGGTGTACCGGTGGATGCCGCCGGAGGACATCGGCCCCCTGGACCGCCTCCTCGACGCTGCGGTGTCACGCGGCCTGGACGCCATCACCTTCACCAGCGCGCCCGCGGCGGCGTCCCTCTTGTCGCGTGCCGAGGAACGGGGACTGCTCGACGACCTGCTCGCCGCCCTCGGCCCCGACGTGCTGCCCGCGTGCGTCGGCTCGGTCACCGCGCTGCCGTTGCGGGAGCGCGGGGTGGAGACCGTTCAGCCGGAACGGTTCCGGCTCGGCCCGCTGGTGCAGTTGCTGTGCACCGAACTGCCGGGCCGGTCACCGGCGTTGTCCCTGTCCGGACATCGGGTGGAGATCCGCGGACACGCGGTGCTGGTGGACGGTGACCTGAAGCCCGTGCCGCCGGCCGGCATGGCGTTGCTGCGGGCTCTCGCGCGGCGCCCCGGGTGGGTGGTCGGCCGCCCCGAGCTGTTGCGCGCGCTGCCGGGCGCGGGCCGGGACGAGCACGCCGTGGAGACGGCGATGGCCCGGCTGCGTACGGCCTTGGGGGCCCCGAAGTTGATCCAGACGGTGGTCAAACGGGGGTACCGGCTGGCGCTGGATCCGGTGGCGGAGGCGGACGGGCGGCCGGCGAGCGACTGA
- a CDS encoding HAD family hydrolase translates to MIKPIELVIFDCDGVLVDSERIAARVQVALGAQLGWPLTEAEVVERFIGRSHAAIREQIAARLGEETAGVWAERFEQLHREAVDADLAPVEGLPEALASITLSTCVASSGSHEKMRHTLGRTGLYDHFAGRIYSSTEVAHGKPAPDLFLHAARQMGVDPAACVVVEDSEPGVRAARAAGMRALGYAGGLTPAARLEGPGTRVFDDMRKLPVLLGELVG, encoded by the coding sequence ATGATCAAGCCGATTGAACTCGTCATCTTCGACTGTGACGGCGTCCTGGTCGACAGCGAACGCATCGCCGCCCGGGTCCAGGTGGCCCTGGGCGCGCAGCTCGGCTGGCCGCTGACCGAGGCGGAGGTCGTCGAGCGGTTCATCGGACGCTCGCACGCCGCGATCCGGGAGCAGATAGCGGCCCGGCTCGGTGAGGAGACCGCCGGGGTGTGGGCGGAGCGGTTCGAGCAGCTGCACCGGGAGGCCGTGGACGCGGACCTCGCCCCTGTCGAGGGGCTCCCGGAGGCGCTCGCCTCGATCACCCTGTCGACGTGCGTGGCCTCCAGCGGCTCGCACGAGAAGATGCGGCACACCCTGGGCCGTACCGGCCTCTACGACCACTTCGCCGGCCGCATCTACAGCTCCACCGAAGTCGCCCACGGCAAACCCGCACCCGACCTGTTCCTGCACGCGGCCCGGCAGATGGGCGTGGACCCCGCCGCCTGCGTGGTGGTCGAGGACAGCGAGCCCGGCGTACGGGCGGCCCGCGCGGCCGGCATGCGAGCCCTCGGCTACGCGGGCGGGCTGACACCGGCCGCCCGCCTCGAAGGCCCCGGCACGAGGGTCTTCGACGACATGCGCAAGCTGCCGGTGCTCCTCGGCGAGCTGGTCGGATAG
- a CDS encoding ATP-binding protein: MGTVSLPDTWVYALRLPHDPRAARVARMTVRAALSSHGREEILDTVELLTSELVTNAYRHTNGPASLRLTALTDGRLRVGVWDSHPRVPAPFGEPPWDHVSTTPSDSERGRGLHLVQQCADTWGGWPLSEGRLERGAGKLLWFEVGRTRDTRTPT; encoded by the coding sequence ATGGGCACCGTATCCCTGCCCGACACCTGGGTGTACGCCCTCCGTCTGCCTCACGACCCGCGCGCGGCACGTGTCGCACGTATGACCGTACGGGCGGCGCTGAGCAGTCATGGGAGGGAGGAAATCCTCGACACTGTCGAGCTGTTGACGTCGGAGCTGGTGACGAACGCGTACCGGCACACCAACGGCCCCGCCTCCCTCCGCCTGACCGCGCTCACCGACGGCCGGTTGCGGGTCGGCGTCTGGGACAGCCATCCCCGCGTCCCCGCCCCCTTCGGTGAGCCGCCCTGGGACCACGTATCCACCACCCCCTCGGACTCCGAACGAGGTCGCGGACTGCACCTCGTCCAGCAGTGCGCCGACACCTGGGGAGGCTGGCCGCTCAGCGAGGGCCGGCTGGAACGCGGCGCGGGCAAATTGCTCTGGTTCGAGGTGGGCCGGACCAGGGACACTCGTACCCCCACCTGA
- a CDS encoding VOC family protein, with the protein MSIRRVMPDIRSEAMEESRDFYGLLGFEEVMNLGWVMTLASPANPTAQVTFMSQDETAPVVPDMSVEVDDVDAVYAAVRESGAEIVHPLRDEEWGVRRFFVRDPNGRVVNVLSHR; encoded by the coding sequence ATGTCGATTCGCCGGGTCATGCCCGACATCCGCTCGGAGGCCATGGAGGAGAGCCGGGACTTCTACGGCCTCCTGGGCTTCGAGGAGGTCATGAACCTCGGCTGGGTCATGACGCTCGCCTCTCCAGCCAACCCCACCGCCCAGGTGACCTTCATGAGCCAGGACGAGACGGCGCCCGTCGTACCCGACATGAGCGTCGAGGTGGACGACGTGGACGCGGTCTACGCGGCGGTGCGCGAGAGCGGCGCCGAGATCGTGCACCCCTTGAGGGACGAGGAGTGGGGCGTACGGCGGTTCTTCGTCCGGGACCCGAACGGGCGCGTGGTCAACGTGCTGAGCCACCGCTGA
- a CDS encoding SUKH-3 domain-containing protein, whose protein sequence is MSTDERQRWSSRTGEVLRAAGWRPGRSVPTETWEYVLRERGGFVPHPAALRFLAEFGGLVTYGWPADQVTTRAAIRFDPLPAEWMQETFAVMSRCAGAPLYPVGTADEERSFLGIAESGALFLVHESVELLADETDQALDRLVSSQGTASLTCPEVVNTHAFWSRLGATGGEVGSGHRWPMETDRVLRAAGWYPGRSVPTGTWETVLRQTGEYEMHSAARTFLAEFGYLGIPFRAPAGTMPWIEFRLDPLMAMWDAEIIDDLGEQAGADLYPLGMVDRRNNYLAMTEDGAVYSGMDSATLFAPTPDEAMAKLTRPIRRA, encoded by the coding sequence ATGAGTACTGATGAACGGCAACGTTGGTCCTCGCGGACCGGTGAGGTGCTGCGCGCGGCCGGGTGGCGGCCCGGTCGTTCGGTACCGACGGAGACCTGGGAGTACGTCCTGCGAGAGCGCGGCGGGTTCGTGCCGCACCCAGCTGCTCTGCGCTTCCTCGCCGAGTTCGGCGGTCTGGTGACCTACGGCTGGCCCGCCGATCAGGTCACAACCCGGGCAGCCATCAGGTTCGATCCCCTCCCGGCGGAGTGGATGCAAGAGACGTTCGCGGTGATGAGCCGGTGCGCCGGGGCACCGCTGTATCCGGTGGGTACGGCCGATGAGGAACGCAGCTTTCTGGGCATCGCCGAGAGCGGCGCACTGTTCCTGGTCCACGAGAGTGTCGAACTACTGGCCGATGAAACCGATCAGGCGCTCGACCGACTTGTGTCGTCTCAGGGAACTGCCTCGCTCACCTGCCCCGAAGTTGTGAATACGCACGCCTTCTGGAGCCGACTCGGTGCCACCGGGGGTGAAGTAGGCTCCGGACACCGCTGGCCCATGGAGACAGACCGCGTGTTGCGGGCGGCCGGCTGGTACCCCGGTAGGTCGGTGCCCACCGGGACGTGGGAGACCGTTCTCCGCCAAACCGGCGAGTACGAGATGCACAGCGCCGCCCGTACGTTCCTGGCGGAGTTCGGCTACCTCGGGATCCCCTTCCGCGCTCCGGCGGGCACAATGCCCTGGATCGAGTTCCGGCTGGATCCGCTCATGGCGATGTGGGACGCCGAGATTATCGATGATCTCGGTGAGCAGGCAGGAGCAGATCTCTACCCCCTCGGCATGGTCGACCGCAGGAACAATTACCTGGCCATGACGGAGGATGGGGCAGTCTATAGCGGAATGGATTCGGCCACCCTTTTCGCCCCCACACCCGACGAAGCCATGGCCAAACTAACCAGGCCGATCCGACGGGCCTAA
- a CDS encoding DUF4246 domain-containing protein — MTGLSAFPLPFQASRSISFAKPRTLRELEMMQCSALIRSKPRWFEKMNDAEIVARWTREAVAQGLTEAQVRYVLAELHHYAALRDAGTGIEVSAVDGVWQSDTLIDDQLRSRLREAVRVLEQVPEAEQDWHPGSDGQVLDLVHPSLFCLVREASGAPERAWQNPTDRYSKHEFSEKFQWLPTDVDVSEDGDVTFRSYVNNVHPETHRELASVLPDLFARLRPLLENVLTDLCHPRPPRIEADPWGWYGDSEPEYPQKASFSEDQAYKDALDAWEEAHDDWWENRRPAVPDAPAFTAPELPGESARVDLRGRSLQVIVKLATIHLTPDKPEYAGGSWHVEGMLNERIVSTGIYYWDSENITESRLSFRAALDDPDYEQNDDNGMRDVYGLEDEDALNQVLGSASTPAGRCLAFPNILQHRVGSFRLADPTRPGHRKILAFFLVDPSEKIVSTSDVPPQQPWSDTSTMTLDQAKRYREQLMQERKFFVDEHNEQLYEREFSLCEH, encoded by the coding sequence TTGACCGGCTTGTCTGCCTTCCCGCTGCCGTTTCAAGCGTCCCGTTCCATATCGTTCGCGAAGCCCCGAACCCTCCGGGAACTCGAGATGATGCAGTGCAGCGCACTCATCCGGTCGAAGCCGCGGTGGTTCGAGAAGATGAACGACGCCGAGATCGTCGCCAGGTGGACGCGGGAGGCGGTGGCCCAGGGCCTCACCGAGGCACAGGTCCGCTACGTGCTCGCCGAACTCCACCACTACGCCGCGCTGCGGGACGCGGGTACCGGCATCGAGGTCTCCGCCGTCGACGGGGTGTGGCAGTCGGACACCCTGATCGACGACCAGCTCCGATCCCGGCTGCGCGAGGCGGTCCGGGTGCTGGAGCAGGTCCCTGAAGCAGAGCAGGACTGGCATCCCGGCTCCGACGGCCAGGTGCTGGACCTGGTTCACCCCTCACTGTTCTGCCTGGTGAGGGAGGCGAGCGGCGCACCCGAGAGGGCGTGGCAGAACCCGACGGACCGCTACTCGAAGCACGAGTTCTCGGAGAAGTTCCAGTGGCTGCCCACGGACGTCGACGTCAGCGAGGACGGTGACGTCACCTTCCGCTCGTACGTCAACAACGTCCACCCCGAGACGCATCGCGAACTCGCCTCCGTCCTACCGGATTTGTTCGCCCGCCTGCGCCCGCTCCTTGAGAACGTCCTCACCGACCTGTGCCACCCGCGCCCCCCGCGGATCGAGGCCGATCCCTGGGGTTGGTACGGCGACTCGGAGCCGGAGTATCCGCAAAAGGCTTCCTTCAGCGAAGACCAGGCCTACAAGGACGCCCTGGACGCATGGGAAGAGGCCCACGACGACTGGTGGGAGAACCGCCGCCCGGCCGTCCCGGACGCCCCCGCCTTCACCGCGCCCGAGCTGCCCGGTGAATCCGCCCGAGTCGATCTGCGCGGCCGCAGCCTCCAGGTCATCGTCAAGCTCGCCACGATTCACCTGACCCCGGACAAGCCCGAGTACGCCGGGGGTTCCTGGCACGTCGAGGGCATGCTGAACGAGCGGATCGTCTCGACCGGCATCTACTACTGGGACAGCGAGAACATCACCGAGAGCCGGCTCAGCTTCAGAGCGGCCCTCGACGACCCGGACTACGAGCAGAACGACGACAACGGCATGCGGGACGTCTACGGTCTGGAGGACGAAGACGCACTGAACCAGGTGCTGGGATCGGCATCCACCCCGGCCGGCCGCTGCCTGGCCTTCCCGAACATCCTGCAACACCGCGTCGGCTCGTTCCGCCTCGCGGACCCCACCCGCCCGGGCCACCGCAAAATACTCGCGTTCTTCCTGGTCGACCCGTCGGAAAAGATCGTCTCGACCTCCGACGTGCCCCCGCAGCAGCCCTGGTCCGACACCTCGACCATGACCCTCGACCAGGCCAAGCGCTACCGCGAACAACTCATGCAGGAACGCAAGTTCTTCGTCGACGAACACAACGAGCAGCTCTACGAACGGGAGTTCTCGCTCTGTGAGCACTGA
- a CDS encoding nitrate/nitrite transporter gives MTGPTPIPAPTPNPSAPPPPRTGWRWIERWDPEDEVFWRETGERTARRNLWLSVFSEHIGFSVWALWSVLVLFMGPEYGLTPADKFLLTSVVTLVGAVVRVPYTFAVALFGGRNWTIVSASLLLVPTVAAFVVMEPGTSFSTFLLVGLLAGIGGGNFASSMTNINAFFPLRKKGWALGLNAGGGNAGVPVIQLVALAIIGYGGGPRVLLGIYIPLIVLAAVLAALYMDNLASLQNDTGAAKDAARDGHTWIMSFLYVGTFGSFIGYSFAFGQVLTNQFGRTPLQAAYLAFLGPLLGSLVRPLGGHLADRYGGALITLWNYVGMAAATAFLLVVSMRRSLPLFVSVFVVLFVLSGVGNGSTYKMIPGIFHAKALSKGLRGEEAAADGRRLAGAAMGLIGAVGALGGVGINLAFRQSFLSYGSGTGAFVAFLVFYGACFAVTWAVYVRRPVAPAPDNLAAEENPQLSYAKV, from the coding sequence ATGACCGGCCCTACCCCAATCCCCGCGCCAACCCCAAATCCGTCCGCACCCCCGCCCCCTCGTACCGGCTGGCGCTGGATCGAGCGCTGGGACCCGGAGGACGAGGTCTTCTGGAGGGAGACCGGGGAGCGGACGGCTCGGCGGAATCTGTGGTTGTCGGTGTTCTCCGAGCACATCGGGTTCTCGGTGTGGGCCCTGTGGTCGGTGCTGGTGCTGTTCATGGGCCCCGAGTACGGGCTCACCCCGGCGGACAAGTTCCTGCTCACCTCGGTGGTCACACTGGTCGGTGCCGTGGTCCGGGTGCCGTACACCTTCGCGGTTGCCCTGTTCGGCGGGCGGAACTGGACGATCGTCTCGGCCAGTCTGCTGCTCGTGCCGACCGTGGCGGCGTTCGTCGTCATGGAGCCGGGGACGTCCTTCTCGACCTTCCTCCTCGTCGGGCTCCTCGCCGGCATCGGCGGCGGCAACTTCGCCTCCAGCATGACCAACATCAACGCGTTCTTCCCGCTGCGGAAGAAGGGGTGGGCGCTCGGGCTCAACGCCGGCGGCGGGAACGCCGGCGTCCCCGTCATCCAGCTCGTCGCGCTCGCGATCATCGGTTACGGCGGCGGCCCGCGCGTACTCCTCGGGATCTACATCCCCCTGATCGTCCTGGCCGCCGTCCTCGCCGCCCTCTACATGGACAACCTGGCGTCCCTCCAGAACGACACCGGCGCCGCGAAGGACGCCGCCAGGGACGGACACACCTGGATCATGTCCTTCCTCTACGTCGGCACGTTCGGCTCGTTCATCGGCTACAGCTTCGCGTTCGGCCAGGTCCTGACGAACCAGTTCGGCCGTACGCCCCTCCAGGCCGCCTACCTCGCCTTCCTCGGCCCGCTGCTCGGCTCCCTCGTCCGCCCCCTCGGCGGCCACCTCGCCGACCGGTACGGCGGCGCCCTCATCACCCTCTGGAACTATGTCGGCATGGCTGCCGCCACCGCGTTCCTCCTGGTGGTCAGCATGCGCAGGTCGCTGCCGCTCTTCGTGTCCGTCTTCGTCGTCCTGTTCGTGCTGAGCGGGGTCGGGAACGGATCGACGTACAAGATGATCCCCGGGATCTTCCACGCCAAGGCCCTGTCGAAGGGCCTGCGCGGAGAGGAAGCGGCTGCCGACGGGCGGCGGCTGGCCGGCGCCGCCATGGGCCTCATCGGCGCTGTCGGCGCGCTCGGCGGAGTCGGGATCAACCTGGCCTTCCGGCAGTCCTTCCTGTCGTACGGCTCCGGCACCGGCGCCTTCGTCGCGTTCCTCGTCTTCTACGGCGCCTGCTTCGCGGTCACCTGGGCCGTATACGTTCGCCGACCGGTGGCGCCGGCCCCGGACAATCTCGCTGCAGAGGAAAACCCGCAGCTCAGCTATGCCAAGGTGTGA
- a CDS encoding DUF397 domain-containing protein, which produces MSEHQWRKSSYSPDASNCVEVATTPTTIHIRDSKCPAHPHLTLPPATWAAFLSSLSPEPVE; this is translated from the coding sequence GTGTCCGAACACCAGTGGAGGAAGTCCTCCTACAGCCCTGACGCTTCCAACTGTGTCGAGGTCGCCACCACCCCCACCACGATCCACATCCGCGACTCCAAGTGCCCGGCCCACCCCCACCTCACACTCCCCCCAGCCACCTGGGCCGCCTTCCTCAGCTCCCTCTCCCCTGAGCCGGTGGAGTGA